GACTTGTGACTATTGCATTCCGTGTAGCGGTACAAAGAACAGATAACTAAGTAAATGCCTATTTTTTTATACTCAATTGCTGCCGCCGCCGTCTTGATATATTTTCCCTATATGGCTGTTGGCTATGCCCGTGCCCGTGTTGGTTATGATTTATCTGCACCCCGTGCCATGTTTGATAAATTACCACCCTATGGTCAACGGGCAACCTGGGCACATCAAAACTCCTTTGAAACCTTTATGGTGTACTCAGTTGCAGCGATGATGGCATATGTCACAGGAGTTAATTCTCAGTTAGCTTCCAGTGTAGCGATCGCCTTCCCCGTGGCACGGTTTTTCTACTCCATTTTTTACATTGCTGATATTCCCCTGTTACGCTCTCTGATGTTTGGCATTGGCTCCTTCAGTTGTGCTACCCTCTTCGTTTCCAGCATCATGAAAGTTATGAATTAGGAGGGGATAGGGAGCAAAATACAATTATCAGCAAAAACACCCTTCCCCATAACCCATTAACCATTACCCATTACCCATTCTCAAATTCTCTTATGGCTTCTACTTTTTCTTTTGATATTGTCAGTGACTTTGACAGACAAGAATTGGTAAATGCTATTGATCAAGTCAACCGTGACGTAAACAGTCGCTACGACCTCAAAGATACAAAAACAGAAGTAGAATTAGGCGAGCAAAGCATTACCGTCAGTACAGATAGCGAATTTACCCTGGAATCTGTACATAATATTCTGCGAGAAAAAGCCGCAAAACGTAACCTTTCCCAAAAAATCTT
The Calothrix sp. 336/3 DNA segment above includes these coding regions:
- a CDS encoding MAPEG family protein; protein product: MPIFLYSIAAAAVLIYFPYMAVGYARARVGYDLSAPRAMFDKLPPYGQRATWAHQNSFETFMVYSVAAMMAYVTGVNSQLASSVAIAFPVARFFYSIFYIADIPLLRSLMFGIGSFSCATLFVSSIMKVMN